The Nocardia higoensis genome has a segment encoding these proteins:
- a CDS encoding MCE family protein — protein sequence MAGTKNSQSRLDSPLGLKLAGLAMVLGLVAVVAVALTMFVGGFTTTATVLVQAPRSGLVLDPDAKVKVRGVEIGTVAQIDHNGEDATLKLALDPDKLKLVPANATVDIRSTTVFGAKYVNFQIPENPSAETLRAGATVVADHVTVEFNTLFQQLSDILTELEPQKLNATLAALGQALNGRGETLGQLMEDLDGYLREMNPTLPTLREDLRVTAQVGHLYADTAPDLLRMVDNAVVTSSALVDEQASLDDVLANLIGLADTTGAVLRENEQNLGTALDLLRPTTQLLEQYAPGTQCMINAVAAMMPLGEAVFGGLQPGVAMNTNFMFGAEPYSYPDDLPKVNATGGPRCEGLVDRVPGSHVNYVVTDTSQGMPYVPSMETKFNGPKVFQLLLGGLPGVSAP from the coding sequence ATGGCGGGTACGAAGAATTCACAGAGCAGGCTGGACAGCCCGCTCGGCCTCAAACTGGCGGGCCTGGCGATGGTGCTCGGGTTGGTGGCCGTCGTCGCGGTCGCGCTGACCATGTTCGTCGGCGGTTTCACCACCACGGCCACGGTGCTGGTGCAGGCGCCCCGCAGCGGTCTGGTCCTCGATCCCGACGCCAAGGTGAAGGTGCGCGGCGTGGAGATCGGCACGGTGGCGCAGATCGATCACAACGGTGAGGACGCGACGCTGAAGCTGGCGCTGGATCCGGACAAGCTGAAGCTGGTGCCGGCCAACGCGACCGTCGACATCCGGTCCACCACGGTGTTCGGCGCCAAGTACGTCAACTTCCAGATCCCGGAGAATCCGTCGGCCGAAACGTTGCGGGCGGGCGCGACGGTGGTCGCCGACCACGTGACCGTCGAGTTCAACACGCTGTTCCAGCAGCTGTCCGACATCCTGACCGAACTCGAGCCGCAGAAGCTCAACGCGACGCTGGCCGCGCTCGGCCAAGCCCTGAACGGTCGCGGCGAGACACTGGGGCAGCTGATGGAAGACCTGGACGGGTACCTGCGCGAGATGAACCCGACGCTGCCCACCCTGCGCGAGGATCTGCGGGTGACCGCGCAGGTCGGCCACCTCTACGCCGACACCGCCCCTGATCTGCTGCGCATGGTGGACAATGCGGTCGTCACCAGTTCCGCGCTGGTCGACGAACAGGCGAGCCTCGACGACGTGCTGGCCAACCTGATCGGCCTGGCCGACACCACGGGCGCGGTGCTGCGGGAGAACGAGCAGAACCTGGGGACGGCGCTGGATCTGCTGCGCCCGACCACGCAACTGCTCGAGCAGTACGCGCCGGGCACGCAGTGCATGATCAACGCGGTGGCCGCGATGATGCCCCTCGGCGAGGCGGTGTTCGGCGGCCTGCAGCCCGGTGTCGCCATGAACACCAACTTCATGTTCGGCGCCGAGCCCTACTCCTATCCCGACGACCTGCCGAAGGTGAACGCCACCGGCGGTCCGCGCTGCGAGGGCCTGGTCGACCGGGTGCCCGGCAGCCATGTGAACTACGTCGTCACCGACACCAGTCAGGGCATGCCGTACGTGCCGTCCATGGAAACGAAATTCAACGGTCCCAAAGTGTTCCAGTTGCTGCTGGGAGGTCTTCCGGGGGTGAGCGCGCCGTGA
- a CDS encoding acyl-CoA dehydrogenase family protein, with the protein MRIAYTPQQEELRAQLRDYFAELLTPERRAALSSTTGEYGEGDVYREVVRDMGRDGWLALGWPKEFGGQDRPTMDQLIFTDEAAIAGAPVPFLTINSVAPTIMHYGTEEQKKFFLPKIAAGELHFSIGYSEPGAGTDLASLRTTAVRDGDDYVINGQKMWTSLIAYADYIWLAVRTDPDAKKHKGISMLIVPADAEGFSWTPVHTMAGPDTSATYYQDVRVPVSSRVGPENGGWALVTNQLNHERVALTSAGSLMTGLAQTLQWARETKTADGSRVIDQEWVRVKLAEVHAKVEYLKLLNWEIASRADAGGDAAPRPWDASTCKVYGTELATEAYRLLMEVLGPQAYLRQDSAGAQLRGRLERLHRAALILTFGGGTNEVQRDIIAMTALRQPASAR; encoded by the coding sequence ATGCGCATCGCGTACACGCCGCAGCAAGAGGAGCTCCGCGCCCAGCTGCGCGACTACTTCGCCGAACTGCTCACCCCCGAGCGGCGTGCGGCGCTGAGCTCCACCACCGGCGAGTATGGCGAAGGCGACGTGTACCGGGAGGTCGTGCGTGACATGGGCCGCGACGGCTGGCTCGCGCTCGGCTGGCCGAAGGAATTCGGCGGTCAGGACCGCCCCACCATGGACCAGCTGATCTTCACCGACGAGGCGGCCATCGCAGGCGCCCCGGTGCCGTTCCTGACCATCAATTCGGTGGCGCCGACGATCATGCACTACGGCACCGAGGAACAGAAGAAGTTCTTCCTGCCCAAGATCGCCGCGGGGGAACTGCACTTCTCCATCGGCTACTCCGAGCCCGGCGCGGGCACCGATCTGGCCTCGCTGCGCACCACCGCGGTCCGCGACGGCGACGACTACGTGATCAACGGCCAGAAGATGTGGACCAGCCTGATCGCCTACGCCGACTACATCTGGCTGGCGGTGCGCACCGATCCCGATGCCAAGAAGCACAAGGGCATCAGCATGCTCATCGTGCCCGCCGACGCCGAGGGCTTCTCCTGGACTCCGGTGCACACCATGGCGGGCCCCGACACCAGCGCCACCTATTACCAGGACGTGCGGGTGCCGGTCAGCTCGCGGGTGGGCCCGGAGAACGGCGGCTGGGCTCTGGTCACCAACCAGCTCAACCACGAGCGCGTGGCGCTCACCTCCGCGGGCTCGCTGATGACCGGTCTGGCGCAGACCCTGCAATGGGCGCGCGAGACGAAGACCGCCGACGGCTCCCGGGTGATCGACCAGGAATGGGTGCGGGTGAAGCTGGCCGAGGTGCACGCCAAGGTCGAGTACCTGAAGCTGCTGAACTGGGAGATCGCCAGCCGCGCCGACGCGGGCGGCGACGCCGCGCCGCGCCCGTGGGATGCCTCGACCTGCAAGGTGTACGGCACCGAACTGGCGACCGAGGCCTACCGGCTGCTGATGGAGGTACTCGGCCCGCAGGCCTACCTGCGCCAGGACTCGGCGGGCGCGCAACTGCGCGGCAGGCTCGAACGCCTGCACCGCGCCGCACTCATCCTGACCTTCGGCGGTGGCACCAACGAAGTGCAGCGCGACATCATCGCCATGACCGCCCTGCGTCAGCCCGCCTCGGCCCGCTGA
- a CDS encoding MCE family protein produces MKNTATTVKLTIFTLVMALIFAGLAVVFSQMRFARQDGYHAVFTSSSGILPGDKVRIAGVPVGSISSVEVDRSDANEPGGDYLAHVEFDIDRKYRLLTSTRAQIKYENLVGDRYLELVEGPGSADELRPGGTIPVQQTAPALDLDMLLGGFKPLLRGLDPGQVNDLTNALLQVFQGQGGTLVSLLDSGGSFARTLGERDALIGSVIDNLNTVLATIDERDQQFDTTLNELQRLVSGLAADSDPIASAIPRIAGATGDLTDLLAQARPDLRATVEQTDRLAGNLNAGEDTMEWVIQQLPETYRKLIRIGSYGSFLALYVCATNFLIDGPDGKPLLVNMPGGQDTGRCAAE; encoded by the coding sequence GTGAAAAACACCGCGACCACGGTCAAACTGACCATCTTCACCCTGGTGATGGCGCTGATCTTCGCCGGCCTGGCCGTCGTGTTCAGTCAGATGCGCTTCGCCAGACAGGACGGCTACCACGCCGTGTTCACCAGCTCCTCGGGCATCCTGCCCGGCGACAAGGTGCGCATCGCGGGCGTGCCGGTCGGATCGATCAGTTCGGTGGAGGTGGACAGGTCCGACGCGAACGAGCCCGGCGGCGACTACCTGGCCCACGTCGAATTCGACATCGACCGCAAGTACCGGCTGCTCACCAGCACCCGTGCCCAGATCAAGTACGAGAACCTCGTCGGCGACCGCTATCTGGAACTGGTCGAGGGGCCGGGCAGCGCCGACGAGCTGCGCCCCGGTGGCACCATTCCCGTGCAGCAGACCGCGCCCGCGCTGGATCTGGACATGCTGCTCGGCGGATTCAAGCCGCTGCTGCGCGGCCTGGACCCCGGCCAGGTCAACGACCTCACCAATGCGTTGCTGCAGGTGTTCCAGGGCCAGGGCGGCACGCTGGTCTCCCTGCTCGACAGTGGCGGCTCCTTCGCCCGGACCCTCGGCGAGCGCGACGCGCTGATCGGCAGCGTCATCGACAACCTCAACACCGTGCTCGCCACCATCGACGAGCGCGACCAGCAGTTCGACACCACCCTGAACGAACTGCAGCGCCTGGTCAGCGGGCTGGCCGCGGACAGCGACCCGATCGCCTCGGCCATCCCCAGGATCGCCGGCGCCACCGGCGACCTCACCGATCTGCTCGCCCAGGCTCGGCCGGATCTGCGCGCCACCGTCGAACAGACCGATCGGCTGGCGGGCAATCTCAACGCCGGCGAAGACACCATGGAGTGGGTCATCCAGCAACTGCCCGAGACCTACCGCAAGCTGATCCGCATCGGTTCCTACGGCTCGTTCCTGGCCCTCTACGTCTGCGCCACGAACTTCCTGATCGACGGTCCCGACGGTAAACCGCTGCTGGTCAACATGCCCGGCGGTCAGGACACGGGAAGGTGTGCGGCGGAATGA
- a CDS encoding acyl-CoA dehydrogenase family protein: MDFTPTEGQLDLAALTGEVCAKLVTADRLRELDTTASRTGAGRFDEPLWAALAETGILSATVPEDVGGNGLGALEQYAVLRELGKVVAAVPYLWSVVVGAGTLARFGSDQQREWARRAGTGSAVLSAALIEEFNYRPEAPATAATESADGWRLTGTKITVPYADRAARLLVSAQVAGSPAVFLVDPAAEGVRITPQQVVDLGAESIVEFTDAPAELIGPEGAPENGATVLDWLLTRAWFGLSAQQLGTLERALDLVAGYAREREQFGKAIGSFQAVAQRLADAYIDVQGLRLAVTQAAWRLAEELPAAEAVHTAKFWAADAGHRVAHTVVHIHGGVGIDRDHIVHNYFTAAKHNEFALGGATDHLRALGALLADPA, from the coding sequence ATGGATTTCACGCCCACCGAGGGCCAGCTCGATCTCGCCGCACTGACCGGCGAGGTGTGCGCCAAGCTGGTGACCGCCGACCGGCTGCGCGAACTCGACACCACCGCGAGCCGGACAGGCGCAGGGCGCTTCGACGAACCGCTGTGGGCCGCGCTCGCCGAGACCGGCATCCTGTCCGCGACGGTGCCCGAAGACGTCGGCGGCAACGGGCTCGGTGCGCTCGAGCAGTACGCGGTGCTGCGCGAACTCGGCAAAGTGGTGGCCGCCGTGCCCTACCTGTGGTCGGTGGTCGTCGGCGCGGGCACGCTGGCGCGCTTCGGTTCCGACCAGCAGCGGGAATGGGCGCGCCGCGCGGGCACCGGCTCGGCCGTCCTCAGCGCCGCGCTGATCGAAGAGTTCAACTACCGCCCCGAAGCGCCCGCCACCGCCGCGACCGAGAGCGCGGACGGCTGGCGGCTGACCGGCACCAAGATCACCGTTCCCTACGCCGACCGCGCGGCGCGCCTGCTCGTCTCCGCCCAGGTGGCGGGCTCGCCCGCCGTGTTCCTGGTCGATCCGGCGGCCGAAGGCGTGCGGATCACGCCCCAGCAGGTCGTCGATCTCGGCGCCGAGTCCATCGTCGAATTCACCGATGCCCCCGCCGAGCTGATCGGCCCGGAGGGCGCGCCGGAGAACGGCGCGACCGTCCTGGACTGGCTGCTGACCCGCGCCTGGTTCGGGCTGAGCGCCCAACAGCTCGGCACCTTGGAGCGCGCGCTGGACCTCGTCGCGGGCTACGCCAGGGAACGCGAGCAGTTCGGCAAGGCCATCGGAAGCTTCCAGGCCGTCGCCCAGCGCCTTGCCGACGCCTATATCGACGTCCAGGGCCTGCGCCTGGCCGTCACCCAGGCCGCGTGGCGGCTGGCCGAGGAACTGCCTGCCGCCGAGGCCGTGCACACCGCCAAGTTCTGGGCCGCCGACGCGGGCCACCGCGTCGCCCACACCGTCGTCCACATCCACGGTGGCGTCGGCATCGACCGCGACCACATCGTGCACAACTACTTCACCGCCGCCAAGCACAACGAATTCGCCCTCGGCGGAGCCACCGACCACCTGCGCGCCCTCGGCGCGCTCTTGGCCGACCCCGCCTGA
- a CDS encoding MCE family protein, with translation MTDTGKTDAGKTGNRSPAITIGIVGVVVAVCVALSALQFDRLPFIRSGASYTAFFADAGGLLPGDHVQVAGVRSGRVDGVELAGDKVLVRFTVDETLVLGDRTSAAIKTNTVLGRKSLEVVPDGAGALRRDDTIPLERTTSPYSLNDALGELATTVGGLDMQKVDETLDALSVTFADTPAPLRGALDGITELSRTINTRDEALSQLLERAQSVTKILSDRSQQINALLLDGNQLLGELDARRTALGQLIVHVNGLAQELRGLVADNEAQLAPALDKLNQVLDVLQRNRQDISEALDGLGPFAAALGEQVGNGPWFNAYVVNATSVGLQPLVDALVWPEHLPDDLRNFFLNPPPSIEPAVQEPPR, from the coding sequence ATGACAGACACCGGAAAGACAGACGCCGGAAAGACAGGGAACCGCTCGCCCGCCATCACCATCGGCATCGTCGGCGTCGTCGTCGCGGTCTGCGTGGCGCTGTCGGCACTGCAGTTCGACCGGCTGCCGTTCATCCGCTCCGGCGCGAGCTACACCGCCTTCTTCGCCGACGCGGGCGGACTGCTGCCCGGTGACCATGTGCAGGTCGCCGGGGTGCGGTCGGGCCGGGTCGACGGCGTGGAGCTGGCCGGGGACAAGGTGCTGGTGAGGTTCACCGTCGACGAGACGCTCGTGCTGGGGGACAGGACCTCCGCCGCGATCAAGACCAATACCGTGCTCGGGCGCAAGTCGCTCGAGGTGGTGCCCGACGGCGCGGGCGCGCTGCGTCGCGACGACACCATCCCGCTCGAGCGCACCACCTCGCCGTACTCGCTCAACGACGCGCTCGGCGAACTCGCCACCACCGTCGGGGGCCTGGACATGCAGAAGGTCGACGAGACCCTGGACGCGCTGTCGGTGACCTTCGCCGACACCCCCGCGCCGTTGCGCGGCGCCCTCGACGGCATCACCGAACTCTCGCGCACCATCAACACCCGCGACGAGGCGCTCTCGCAGCTGCTGGAACGGGCGCAGAGCGTCACGAAGATCCTCTCCGACCGCAGCCAGCAGATCAACGCGCTGCTCTTGGACGGCAACCAGCTGCTCGGTGAACTCGACGCCAGGCGCACCGCGCTCGGCCAGCTGATCGTCCACGTCAACGGGCTGGCTCAGGAACTGCGCGGACTCGTCGCCGACAACGAGGCGCAGCTCGCGCCCGCGTTGGACAAGCTCAATCAGGTGCTGGATGTGTTGCAGCGCAACCGCCAGGACATCAGCGAGGCGCTCGACGGGCTCGGCCCGTTCGCGGCGGCCCTCGGTGAACAGGTCGGCAACGGGCCGTGGTTCAACGCCTACGTCGTCAACGCGACCAGCGTCGGCCTGCAACCCCTCGTCGACGCGCTGGTGTGGCCGGAGCATCTGCCCGACGATCTGCGCAACTTCTTCTTGAACCCGCCGCCCTCGATCGAGCCGGCCGTGCAGGAGCCGCCACGATGA
- a CDS encoding MCE family protein, whose amino-acid sequence MTTSDTADRTSGLRRPPRWALLVAAAIVVALVGALLYIGVTRISTMRITAYFPSTSGLYKGDDVRVLGVPVGKVDSVEPGDEQVKVRMTVDRGVDIPADARAVIVSPSLVTARFIQLAPAYTGGDKLVDGDEIPIERTAVPVEWDDIKTELSELATTLGPVGDDEQGSFGRFVETTADNLDGNGERMRETLRALSATLTTLSDGRTDLFGTIRNLQQFVEVISASNEQIVQFGGRLASVSSVLAGVSDDLGAGLDNLDLAVADVQRFLDSSGAELTDSTQRLAEVTQILVDKRPEVERVLHSGPTALVNFYQLYKPAQGSFTGAVALNNTADPLSFLCGSVRALEENDSDRSADLCATHLAPVIDSLAMNYAPIMVNPATGVHAFPNQLTFSPPSLADEVPESVKNPRAAPAPAPVVVPSGLAGLAIPGGGR is encoded by the coding sequence ATGACCACATCTGACACCGCCGACCGGACCTCCGGACTGCGCAGGCCGCCGCGCTGGGCGCTGCTGGTCGCCGCCGCGATCGTCGTCGCCCTCGTCGGGGCGCTGCTCTACATCGGCGTCACCCGGATCAGCACCATGCGGATCACCGCCTACTTCCCGTCCACCTCGGGCCTGTACAAGGGCGACGACGTGCGGGTGCTCGGCGTCCCGGTCGGCAAGGTCGATTCGGTCGAGCCCGGTGACGAGCAGGTGAAGGTGCGCATGACCGTCGACCGCGGCGTCGACATCCCCGCCGACGCTCGCGCCGTCATCGTCTCGCCCTCGCTGGTGACCGCCCGCTTCATCCAGCTCGCCCCGGCCTACACCGGCGGCGACAAGCTGGTCGACGGCGACGAGATCCCGATCGAGCGGACCGCCGTCCCGGTCGAATGGGACGACATCAAGACCGAACTGTCCGAGCTGGCGACCACGCTGGGGCCGGTCGGCGACGACGAGCAGGGCTCCTTCGGCCGCTTCGTCGAGACCACCGCGGACAACCTCGACGGCAACGGCGAACGGATGCGCGAAACGCTGCGCGCACTGTCGGCCACCTTGACCACGCTGTCGGACGGTCGCACCGACCTGTTCGGCACCATCCGCAATCTGCAGCAGTTCGTCGAGGTCATCTCGGCCAGCAATGAGCAGATCGTGCAGTTCGGCGGCAGGCTGGCCTCGGTCTCCTCGGTGCTGGCCGGCGTGTCCGACGACCTCGGGGCGGGTCTGGACAATCTGGATCTGGCCGTCGCCGACGTGCAGCGTTTCCTGGATTCCAGCGGCGCCGAACTCACCGACAGCACCCAGCGCCTGGCCGAGGTCACCCAGATCCTGGTGGACAAGCGCCCGGAGGTCGAACGAGTGCTGCACTCCGGCCCGACCGCGCTGGTGAACTTCTACCAGCTCTACAAGCCGGCCCAAGGGAGCTTCACCGGCGCCGTCGCGCTCAACAACACCGCCGACCCGCTGAGCTTCCTGTGCGGTTCGGTGCGCGCGCTCGAGGAGAACGACTCCGATCGCAGCGCCGACCTGTGCGCGACCCATCTGGCCCCGGTCATCGACTCGCTGGCGATGAACTACGCGCCGATCATGGTCAACCCGGCCACCGGCGTGCACGCCTTCCCGAACCAGCTCACCTTCAGTCCGCCGAGCCTGGCCGACGAGGTGCCCGAATCGGTGAAGAACCCGCGGGCCGCGCCCGCACCCGCGCCGGTCGTCGTGCCCAGCGGGCTGGCCGGACTGGCGATTCCCGGAGGTGGACGATGA
- a CDS encoding MlaE family ABC transporter permease: MNEVLAVPLRAVGGFFELCADVARASFRRPFQAREFIDQSWFIARVSIVPTLLVAIPFTVLVSFTLNILLREIGAADLSGAGAAFGAVTQVGPIVTVLIVAGAGATAICADLGARTIREEIDAMRVLGIDPVQRLVVPRVLASMFVALMLNGLVCTIGIVGGFLFSVYLQDVNPGAFVNGITLLTNLPELIISEVKAGLFGLIAGLVACYLGLNVKGGPKSVGDAVNQTVVFAFMALFVVNVVVTAVGIKFSAR, encoded by the coding sequence ATGAACGAGGTCCTTGCCGTTCCGCTTCGCGCCGTCGGAGGGTTCTTCGAACTCTGCGCCGATGTCGCCCGAGCGAGTTTCCGCAGGCCCTTCCAAGCGCGTGAGTTCATCGATCAGTCCTGGTTCATCGCGCGCGTATCCATCGTGCCGACCCTGCTGGTCGCGATCCCGTTCACCGTTCTGGTGAGCTTCACGCTGAATATCCTGCTCCGCGAGATCGGCGCCGCCGACCTCAGCGGCGCGGGCGCCGCTTTCGGTGCGGTGACGCAGGTCGGCCCGATCGTCACGGTGCTCATCGTGGCAGGCGCGGGCGCCACGGCCATCTGCGCCGATCTCGGCGCGCGAACCATCCGCGAGGAGATCGACGCCATGCGGGTACTGGGCATCGACCCGGTACAGCGCCTGGTCGTGCCGCGCGTACTCGCCTCGATGTTCGTCGCACTCATGCTCAACGGCCTGGTGTGCACCATCGGCATCGTCGGCGGTTTTCTTTTCTCGGTGTACCTGCAGGACGTGAATCCGGGCGCCTTCGTCAACGGCATCACCCTGCTGACCAATCTGCCCGAGCTGATCATCTCCGAGGTGAAGGCCGGGCTGTTCGGGCTGATCGCCGGGTTGGTGGCCTGTTATCTCGGCCTGAACGTCAAAGGTGGTCCCAAGAGTGTCGGTGATGCGGTGAACCAGACCGTCGTCTTCGCCTTCATGGCCCTGTTCGTGGTGAACGTGGTGGTCACCGCGGTCGGCATCAAGTTCTCGGCGCGGTGA
- a CDS encoding 3-oxoacyl-ACP reductase — MSETNLSLAGRVALVTGAGAGLGKAEALALARAGASVVINDLAENEAVAETLAEIRDCGAKVEFVAGSIAERATADALIDTAVQSFGGVDIVVNNAGITRDRMLFNMSDEEFDAVIAVHLRGHFLLTRNAAAYWRDKSKQAGAPVYGRLINTSSEAGLLGPEGQANYGAAKAGITALTLSAARVLARYGVRANAIAPRARTAMTAAVFSDAPEGAVDPLSPDHVANLVAYLASPAAESVNGQLFVVYGPMVALMAAPVVEQRFDAAGDAWGATELASTLGGYFAERPADRTFSASSLKDLG, encoded by the coding sequence GTGAGCGAAACGAATCTGAGCTTGGCGGGCCGGGTGGCCCTGGTGACCGGTGCGGGTGCGGGACTCGGCAAGGCGGAGGCGCTCGCGCTGGCCCGCGCGGGCGCCTCGGTGGTGATCAACGACCTGGCGGAGAATGAAGCGGTCGCCGAAACCCTCGCCGAGATCAGGGACTGCGGCGCGAAGGTGGAATTCGTCGCGGGCAGCATCGCCGAGCGCGCCACCGCCGACGCGCTGATCGACACCGCCGTACAGTCCTTCGGCGGTGTGGACATCGTGGTCAACAATGCGGGCATCACCCGCGACCGGATGCTGTTCAACATGTCCGACGAGGAATTCGACGCGGTGATCGCGGTGCATCTGCGCGGTCATTTCCTGCTGACCCGCAATGCGGCCGCGTATTGGCGCGACAAATCCAAGCAGGCCGGAGCTCCGGTATACGGCCGGCTGATCAATACCTCCTCCGAGGCGGGATTGCTCGGCCCGGAAGGTCAGGCGAACTACGGCGCGGCCAAGGCGGGCATCACCGCGTTGACCCTGTCGGCCGCGCGGGTGCTCGCGCGCTACGGCGTGCGGGCCAACGCGATCGCCCCGCGGGCCAGGACCGCGATGACCGCGGCGGTGTTCAGCGACGCGCCCGAGGGCGCTGTCGATCCGCTCTCGCCCGATCATGTGGCGAACCTGGTCGCGTACCTGGCCTCGCCCGCGGCGGAATCGGTGAACGGGCAGCTGTTCGTCGTCTACGGGCCGATGGTCGCGCTGATGGCGGCACCCGTGGTCGAGCAGCGCTTCGATGCTGCTGGAGATGCCTGGGGCGCAACCGAATTGGCGTCCACGCTGGGTGGCTACTTCGCCGAGCGTCCCGCCGATCGCACCTTCTCGGCGTCGTCGCTGAAGGATCTGGGGTAG
- a CDS encoding MlaE family ABC transporter permease, translating into MSFVIASRFPKAVRRVRRLSDSLDTAGKHAVFYARALASIPRALVHYRTETIRLIAEISMGTGALAVIGGTVVIVGFLTLFSGGTIAVQGYSSLGNIGVEALTGFFSAFLNVRIAAPVISGIGLAATIGAGSTAQLGAMRVSEEIDALEVMAIRPVPYLIGTRVLAGMIAIVPLYALAVIASFFAARFATVVIYGQSAGVYDHYFSTFLIPSDILWSFAQAILMALAVMMIHTYYGYFAAGGPVGVGVAVGNAVRASLVAVVTVTLLMSLAIYGTSGNFHLSG; encoded by the coding sequence ATGTCGTTCGTGATCGCTTCCCGTTTCCCCAAGGCGGTGCGACGGGTGCGCCGGCTCTCCGATTCGCTGGATACAGCCGGCAAGCACGCGGTGTTCTACGCCAGGGCACTGGCCTCCATCCCCCGCGCGCTGGTGCACTACCGCACCGAGACCATCCGGCTCATCGCCGAGATCTCGATGGGCACCGGCGCGCTGGCGGTGATCGGCGGCACGGTGGTGATCGTCGGCTTCCTGACGCTGTTCTCCGGCGGCACCATCGCCGTGCAGGGCTACAGCTCGCTGGGCAATATCGGCGTCGAGGCGCTGACCGGCTTCTTCTCGGCCTTCCTGAACGTGCGCATCGCCGCCCCGGTGATCTCCGGTATCGGTCTGGCGGCCACTATCGGCGCCGGATCCACCGCGCAGCTGGGCGCGATGCGGGTCTCCGAGGAGATCGACGCGCTCGAGGTGATGGCGATCCGCCCGGTGCCGTATCTCATCGGCACCAGGGTGCTGGCCGGGATGATCGCGATCGTGCCGCTGTACGCGCTGGCGGTGATCGCCTCGTTCTTCGCGGCGCGCTTCGCCACGGTCGTCATCTACGGCCAGTCGGCCGGCGTCTACGACCATTACTTCTCGACCTTCCTCATCCCCAGCGACATCCTGTGGTCTTTCGCGCAGGCGATCCTGATGGCGTTGGCGGTCATGATGATTCACACCTATTACGGATATTTCGCCGCGGGCGGCCCGGTCGGGGTCGGCGTCGCGGTCGGCAATGCGGTGCGCGCCTCACTGGTCGCGGTGGTCACGGTGACGCTGTTGATGTCGCTGGCCATCTACGGCACCTCCGGCAACTTCCACCTCTCCGGGTAG
- a CDS encoding acyl-CoA thioesterase domain-containing protein, which yields MNIPPAFFERTDRGFEPLPAAVGAWSPDMVNGPAICGLLAGELDSAHRPEGFVPARLTVDLFRATLRKPLEVTTVEVRRGSRIAVADAQLLQEGRAVARATAVFLRPSEQPPGEVWTRGEIPAPPPAELSGGPVSYLWNSGEDPAGWSRRLGGHQNDQRKRTWQRPFPVILGEEPNVLATVATVGESTSMLTNWGAQGVGFINGDLTLVLSRLPRGGAIGVQAENHFSADGIAVGNATLFDEDGPFGAGVTTAVANPAAQVDFSRR from the coding sequence ATGAATATTCCGCCCGCGTTCTTCGAGCGCACCGACCGTGGTTTCGAGCCGCTGCCCGCCGCGGTCGGCGCGTGGTCGCCCGACATGGTCAACGGGCCCGCGATCTGCGGTCTGCTCGCCGGTGAGCTCGACTCGGCGCACCGGCCGGAAGGTTTCGTGCCGGCGCGGCTCACCGTCGACCTGTTCCGCGCGACGCTGCGCAAGCCGCTCGAGGTCACCACCGTGGAGGTCCGCCGCGGGTCGCGCATCGCCGTGGCCGACGCTCAGCTGCTCCAGGAAGGCCGTGCGGTGGCCAGGGCCACCGCGGTGTTCCTCCGCCCCTCCGAACAGCCGCCGGGCGAGGTCTGGACCCGTGGTGAGATCCCCGCGCCGCCGCCCGCCGAGCTGAGCGGCGGGCCGGTGTCGTATCTGTGGAACAGCGGCGAGGACCCCGCCGGCTGGTCACGCCGCCTGGGCGGACACCAGAACGACCAGCGCAAGCGCACCTGGCAGCGGCCGTTCCCGGTGATCCTCGGCGAGGAGCCGAATGTGCTCGCCACCGTGGCCACCGTCGGCGAATCGACCAGCATGCTGACCAACTGGGGCGCACAGGGCGTCGGCTTCATCAACGGCGACCTCACCCTGGTGCTGAGCAGGCTGCCACGCGGCGGCGCGATCGGCGTGCAGGCCGAGAACCACTTCAGCGCCGACGGGATCGCGGTCGGCAATGCCACGCTGTTCGACGAGGACGGGCCGTTCGGCGCGGGCGTGACCACGGCGGTGGCCAATCCCGCCGCCCAGGTGGACTTCTCGCGACGCTAG
- a CDS encoding ferredoxin has translation MKVSVDLDQCEANGICVGFAPDVFELDDDDQLHILVDDVPADRRAAVEDAVAQCPKAALKLL, from the coding sequence ATGAAGGTCAGCGTCGATCTCGACCAGTGCGAGGCCAACGGAATCTGCGTCGGATTCGCCCCCGACGTGTTCGAACTCGACGACGACGACCAGCTGCACATCCTCGTCGACGATGTGCCCGCCGATCGCCGCGCCGCGGTGGAGGATGCGGTGGCGCAGTGCCCGAAGGCCGCGCTGAAGCTGCTCTGA